Genomic segment of Colletotrichum destructivum chromosome 5, complete sequence:
CAAGGAAGCCCAGGTAGTGGAAATGACTACCACAGTTGCCGAGCTGACTCAGGAGCTTCAAGACATCAGGGCATCTACGGAACTTGCCTCCAAGAATGCAATGACCTCGGAGGCAGGATTGCAGATCCTTCAGGAACGCTTGTCcagccgagagcatcaaACACCGGACACTCAAGCCCCGTTCCAAATTCAGCGAGAAGGTCGCGAGACGACGCTTGCAGAGCCCCGTGAGCGGCTTCGACATGCCGAAGAATATGTTAGCCAGAGGAGCGAGCTAGTCAATGACTCTCATAGCAAGATGGCCACTGCGAAAAATGAGTTCGCTGCCATGGCACAAGAGAAACAATGCGAGTTGGAACTTCAGCTAAGACACTCGGAAGACTCTCGCCGGATTCTCCAACAGCAGTTAtccgagagcgaggaggagattAAACGCTTGAAGGCGTTGGTAGACGGGTCTGGAGAACTGAAGCTCCAAAAAGAACTCGATAATGCCCAACAAAGAATCACCAACCTTACTCTCAAGCTCCGCGAAACCCAAACACCGGCTGTCGACGCTGATGTTCTTGATCAGCTAGCCGGCCAACTTGCCCAACTGCACAGAATGAAAGATGAGATCAAGCAGCTCAAGACAAGCGGCAAGACCTACACAATGGTCAGCAGGGAGCTTGTAGCAATGCTACATGGACAAGATGCTGTGGAAAGTGATACCATATTGGCCCCAGACAGTCTAGTAGTGCCAGAGATGGATCTTCCAGAGCTACCACATGACGCTTCTAACGATCCACTGAAAAACCATGTCTTCAGCTCCTCTGAACCCCCACCAGTCCAGAGTGGCAAAAGGACGGTATTCCGTAGTCCTGTCGAAGAGCCAGATTACGATGCACCCGCACCTTCAGTCGCGCAGGAGAAGTTTCAACGGAAGGAAGCAACAAGTCAGGAACCCCAGCCCAAGCCAATCCTTCGCCAGAAGATAATGGCTCTGGGGTCATCAAACGCCCCTAGAATGCCACTGGTCACTCGGCACGTCGGGCACTCTACTTATAACAGGCCTGTTCAAGGCGCTTCCAGAACTAGCGAAGCTGCCATATCGGATGTCAAATCGAATCTTGTAGGTAACCGTCAAGCCCAAGTCGCCGAATTGACGGGTCACGATGATTGGCAGAGGATGACTATGCAGGGAAGTCAAGACAGTCAGCAAGGGGCCAAGAGAAGCCGAAGCGTCTCTGTTTCGCTGTCGTTTCGACGCCAGAAACGATCGAAGCCCAGCTTCCCGGTAGATGAAGATGCCGAGGCTTCAGCAGCTGGAGGAAGCAGTGGCCAAAATTCTCCAAAAGTTGAGTTGTCGCAACAAAGCGATGGAGGCAACACTCAGGCTTCCCAAGAACAGCCGCAGGATAAAGACCACACCTCACGTCATTTCCACCCAAGTATGTCCAAGTCAGATGCTGACCACCAGGAGAACATAAGAGGCGAAGGAGTCTcgcagcagaagcagcagcaaacTGGGGTCAAGGAAGCAGAAGAGCTTGTCCATTAAGGGCCCTTTCGCAGCGAAATCCCCGAGGCATGATGATCTTCTAGCATCGATAAGTGATTGGAACTTTTGGGACGTCGAAAACAGATCGAGATTATACATCGAGGTAGAAGCACGTATTCTGAAGGTGTTGGTTTGTTTTTATAGAATGTACATTCAGATCGCGGTATTCGAAGCTTTTGCTCCCAACAAGCACATGGTGCTGGTCCGGCGTGCCAATGTCCTCCTCCCTAGGACGCAACGTCTCTGAGGGGGCGCATTCCGATGTACAATTCGCCCATGTGGTCTCCGAAACCCAATTGCATGCCGCCGTGAACGCCGTGTATGGTGATAGCAGTGTTGTTACATGTGGTATTGATGCGATAATAGTCCGTGATGGCAGCTCattttcccttcttcttttgctccAGGAACAAGACTTTTCTCCGGACTGTGGTATCGTCAGCTCTGCCATCCCATTCTCGACTTTGCGACCTGATGTGACTGGTGTGTGCGGGAAAGGGGCAATGTGTGTCTCGGAGTGCAATGAATCAACGGTGTCGTCGTACTTATCGGGTCATATTTCAGCATGCTCATAGGCGACGCGGTTCGGAGACGCTTAAAGGTGTAGAAGTATCCAGTCGCGGCCATGGACAAGAGCCGGACGATCATGACACGGGATTTCGCTGTGTTTGGGGGCAGACGGTTAGCCCGGCATTTCGGAGGGTGGGAAAGGGATTCCAGGCAACGGAAATGGGCAACAAACCTTTTTTAGCCATCTTGGAGGGGGAGTTGCACCGCGCGCGTTTGGTGGGGTTGGAGCTTGAAGCTGCTTGTACTCGATCTGGACGGGCAGCTTCGTGGGTATGGAGACTGGAATTTTGAGGTGGTGAGAGGCTTTCGGCGAAAAAACGGGCCGTTCACCGAAAGTTTTGCAGATCCGATTCGGTGAGAACTCGGTGTATGTGCATCTTCTATTCCAAGGACTTTGATTCCGATCCTCGCGTCCGCCCCAGCTGGTATCCAGTGGCAACAGCTGGCGTGGAGATAGGCGCTTGGCCATTGTCTCAAATGGTATCTGGGGTGGTTGTGCTAACGAGGTAGGTATTCTGGTGATTTTAGTCAGGCGAAACTGTCTGACAGCAGGT
This window contains:
- a CDS encoding Putative zinc-binding ribosomal protein, yielding MAKRLSPRQLLPLDTSWGGREDRNQSPWNRRCTYTEFSPNRICKTFGERPVFSPKASHHLKIPVSIPTKLPVQIEYKQLQAPTPPNARGATPPPRWLKKVSKSRVMIVRLLSMAATGYFYTFKRLRTASPMSMLKYDPIIRRKVLFLEQKKKGK